Within Dysgonomonas sp. HDW5A, the genomic segment ATGTCCTGACGGCTTTCTTCAGCGGCAGCCTTAGCTACTTCGGGACGGTTACCTGCTCCAAGACCTTCGGTTGTACGTCGTCCGAGTTGAACACGGGTTTCGACCGGAGATTCGTGTAATGCCTGGTTATCTGTATTACAGAGAGCAAATGAGACGTCATGTATTCCCTCATTATACATATGATTCACGGCATTTCCTCCACCACCACCTACTCCTATCACTTTGATAATAGTTTGTGTTTTGCGCGGAAATTGAAATTCTAATATCTCGTCATTCATATAGCGTATCTTCTTTATTTTTCATGTTTGAGGTCACAGACCTTCTTATTGCTTTGGTAGATAAATAACTAAGGTCTCAGACCTTTTTATTGCTTTGGCTGGGCATCACAACTAGAGACCGTTATATTGATAAAATATCGCATTAAATAGTTAACGCTACTTAATCTTCATCTTTAAACATAGTTCCTCCCAAGTTCTGAATTTTCCCGAAGAAATCAAAAAGCCCCGGAGATTTTTTATCCTTCACCTTTTTTGTTTTTTTAGGTCTTTCTTCGTATTCAGGTTCCTCTTCTTCGTATTCGTCTTCATCATTGTCAACAACAGGTTGTTCATGATGTGCTGAAGCATTTTGGTTTCTTTCTGCAGACTCCGAATAAGTTCCACTTTGTGCATCTAGGGGACGAGGACGATTGATATAGTCAACTTTAGGAGCCTCTACTTTCTCGCAATTTTCATTTGCAAAAAGCAATAGTCCCAAGCACTGTGCATAAGCCGGATTCTGTAATAAATCGGCTGCATTATTTATATATAAACGTTTGGCTGCTCCTTTTTTTACTGGCATCTGTACTTTTTCTTCCAGAAACTCCGGCAAACCGGTCAATTGAGAAGCACCACCTATTATTATTATTCCCGCATCTAGTTTACCTGCATAACCCGATTCTTTAATCTGATTAAGAATGTTTAAAATAATCTCTTCCTGACGAAGTTGAATTACTTTATTCAATTCCTTCACATCAACCTCAGAGTTAGAAGAAGTATTTTGTTTATTTTTATCCTTACCGACTCTACCATATTTTATTTTATATGCTTCGGCTGCTGTATCTATAAATCCAAGTTCTTTTACATCTTTTGATACAGTACGTCCTCCAAATGGAATAACTGCCATATATCGCAGAAGTCCTTCCTTGTATATAGACAGTGTAGTTGTGCCTGCTCCAAAATCAATAAGGGCACAACCTGCCTGCTTATCGGTTTCATCAAGAACAATTGCTCCTGCAGCAACCGGTCCGACAATAAAGCCTGCAATATCTAACTGATTTTTATCGGTTATACATTTTATCAGGTTACTCTTAATATTGGGACGACCGACTATAAGACGGTAACGACCTTCTACCAAAGTAGCATTTTTCCCTATAGGGTCTTCTTCGGGATGCCCGTCCAGAAATATTTCGGGTGCAACAACACTATAATTTGTCAAAAAATCAGGTTTATTCTGGCGAGCTTGTTGTTCCATCTGGTCTATTACCGCAAACGAAACCTCCGACTCATCAATCAGATCCTTTGTTAAAGTATATTCTATTGCCCGCAGAGATTTCCCGGCAACCGACACGTATATTTTTCCTATTTTACGACCCGACTTGTTTTCCAACAAGTTTACTAACTTCTTTATTTTTCCTGCCGCTTCATCTATATTGTAAACCACTCCATGCTTTACACAATTATCAGATGGGATAGATTCTGATGCGAGAATAGATATTACTCCCTGCTCATTTTTCCGTCCTAACAATCCTACAATTTTCGAAGTCCCTAAGTCGATACCGACAATAAAACCTGATTGTTCCATATCTTCTTTCCTATATTAAGGTCTTAGACCTATTATAATGTTCTGGCAAGTATAACACTCCTAGTCTATTATGACTTTAAACAGATCATTAAATACTTTTATTTACCTATATAAATACTAAACGCTCTTTTCTAAGATTTATTTAATATTAAACTTTTATATTCAACGCTTTGTACCTACGACTTGTTTGTCGTATTTCAAATTTATTTTTGTATATCTATTCCATCCTGTAGCAGGCAAGGCCTGAGTATAGAATTTTTTGAGACGATCAAGCTTTGACTCAACGTTGTCTAACTTTCCCATAAGTACCTCCTGATTACCAATACGGGTTATTAAAGTTACTTCATCTTTGGGCTGAACAACAATCTGTTCGATCTGAGCATTCCAAAATTCATCTTTACACAAAAATAGTGCAAATTTATATAAATCAGTCTTTGCAAGCTCATCTTTTATTTCACCCGTAGCAATTGGCAGGTATGCTGTATTATGGCTCGAGAGTGGCATCTTCTCACCATCTTTATCAATATAGTAACTTTCGCCTGCTGAAGGAATTACCCTAAGAATGGGGATTCGCTCGATAATTACAGCTCTTATTCCTCCTCCACTGGTAATAAAAACCTCTGCCGATTTAATCAGTTTATTGGCCAATAAGGCCTCTTGTATAGCTAGAGTGTTAACTTCTTTTAGTTGTTTTCCATAAGGATTTAAGCCTTTCGCATCTATATCTTTTTCCAGATCAGCTATTTCTATAAATCGATCCGTATCTTCATTGTTTACTACAATCTCAAATTGATTACATATCTTATCCTGTGGCTTTCTCTCAAAAAAGAAAGCCGCAAAAATCAGGTATCCACCTAATAAACATAATCCGATAATAACTAATATTTTCTTTACCATTCAGTATCTTAAATCTTCTAGTATAAGCGAGCTTCTAAAATATCTTTTATAGCCGGCAACAATCTGTCAATATCTCCGGCTCCTATTGTTAATAGCACCTCAATATCTTCTTTTTGCTGTAGCAAATCTAATAATTCTTCTTTCTTACAAAGAGTTTTTTTACAAGTAACTTTCTCGAAAATTATTTCGGAGGTTACTCCTTCAATCGGTTTTTCGCGAGCCGGATAAATATCCAACAAAATTAATTCATCTAATAAGGATAAACTTCTAGCAAACTGATCTACAAAATCTCTGGTTCTTGAGTATAAATGAGGTTGAAAAATCCCCAATACTTTTTTGTCTGGATATAATTCTTTTACAGAAGATATGCTTGCCGACAGCTCATCGGGATGATGTGCATAATCATCAATCATCACCAGATTTTCGGTTTTCAAAAGAAAATCGAAACGGCGTTTTGCCCCTTGAAAGGTAGCCATTGCACGGCGTAACTCTTCATCTGTAGCTCCATTTAACCAGGCTAGAGCCATAGAGCCTATACCATTTTCGACATTAATACGAACCGGAACTCCTAATTCGATATTTCGAATTGTCGTTTTAGGTGTCACAAAATCAAAGCGAATGGTACCATCTCCTACTTTGACATTTTCGGCATGAAAGTCTCCTCTATCAATAGAGTAAGTGTATAGCCTAACACCTTCAGCTAATTGAGGTGAAAGGTTTATATTGTGCTTCATTACCAAAGCTCCTCCGGGTTGGATTAAGCTGGTAAATTTTTCGAAACTTTTCAAATATTCGGCTTCCGTTCCATATATATCCAAATGATCTGGATCTACAGAAGTTATCAGAGCCATATAGGGATGCAACCAATGGAAAGATCGGTCATATTCATCGGCTTCTACTACTGTTAACTCACTTGTATCGGACAGCATCAAATTACTGCTGTAATTCTTTAGAATTCCTCCTAAAAAAGCATTGCAATCGAGATGAGAACCTTTCAGAATATGAGCAAGCATACTCGATGTAGTCGTTTTACCATGAGTACCTGCACAACACAAGGCTTTACTGCTTTTAGTTATCAGCCCCAGTACCTCTGCCCGTTTTTTAAGATCGAAATTATTCTTTTGAAAATATTGTAGTTCATCACTTTCGGCAGGTAAAGCAGGAGTATATACAACTAACGTTGAGTCTTTAGCTGTAAAATCAGCAGGAATATTATTTACATTATCATCATAATGGATACTTGCTCCTTCTTCGACTAAAGTCTGTGTCAGCAAAGTTTCCGTTCTATCGTATCCGGCAACCTTTTTTCCTTTAGAAAGAAAGTAACGAGCGAGATTACTCATACCGATACCACCTATGCCTAAAAAGTATACTGACTTTATATTTTCCATAATTTTCCTATTGTTTGCCTTTGTTTACCAGTTTTTCTATCTCATCTACAATGTGCTCCGAAGCATTGGGGCGTGCCATTGTTTTTATATTCTTTGCCAACATGGCAAGGATATTATCATCTTTAACAATTTGCAATGCAGTTTTCAAAAGTTCATTTGGAGCATCTGCATCTTTTACCATTATTGCTGCATTCTTCTCTACAAGAGCCATCGCATTTTTAGTCTGATGATCTTCTGCAACATTAGGCGAAGGTATCAAGACTGTTGGTTTTCCTAATATGCTGAGTTCAGAAATAGAACTGGCACCCGCTCTCGAGACAACCATATCGGCAGCTCGATACGCAAGATCCATCCTATTAATAAAATCATGCAAATAAATATCTTTAGCCTGAGGTTTATTTGACAATTCGATAGTTAGATCGTATTGATAACGCTCGCCACACTGCCAAAGAATCTGTACTGCTGAGTCATCTAAAAGAGACAGATTCCTCATTATACTCTGATTCAAAGTACGTGCACCTAAACTACCTCCAAGAACAAGAATCGTTCTTTTCATAGGATCAAGCTTGAAGTAACGATACGCTTCTTCTTTTGATACCTCAGAAAGTAGATCCTGACGACAAGGGTTACCTGTTAACACAATCTTCTCCTTAGGGAAGAATGCTTCCATTCCTTCGTATGCGACACAAATTTTAGATGCTTTTTTCGCCAATAATTTATTGGTTACTCCGGCATACGAATTTTGCTCCTGAATAAGTGTCGGTACACCTTTTCTGGCTGCCACTTTTAATAAGGGACCACTAGCGTATCCACCTACACCAATCGCAATATCGGGATTAAATTTCTTTACTACACTATTTGCCTTAAAAAGGCTCGTAATCAATTTCTTTACTACTGAAATATTTTTGAATAAGTCTTTCCTGTTGAAACCTGCTACAGGAAGACCTACAATTTCGTATCCGGCTTTCGGTACACGGGTCATTTCCATTCTATCTTCTGCTCCAACAAAAAGAATAGCTGCATCGGGATAACGCAATTTTATAGCATTTGCTATAGATATGGCTGGAAAAATATGTCCTCCCGTACCTCCCCCACTTATAATTACCCTCATTTGTCGTTCCATAGATGCCCCCTTTTACTCGTATTCTACATTTGCAATATCTTCATCTACATCTTCATGCTGATCTTCTTTGGCATTAGAACATGCTAGTATTATCCCAAAGTAAATACATGTAATGATAGTAGATGTTCCTCCTCGGCTAATAAGCGGCAAAGGTTGCCCCGTAACCGGAATAAGATTTACCGCAACAGCCATATTGGCTAATGCTTGTACTGTTATGATCAATCCCGCCCCCAAAAGGAGGTAACGGGGAAATAATTTCTCACATTTAGATGCTAAAACACCTGCACGAATCATCAGTGCTACATACAAAAGTAGTGTAAACAGGCCACCCAACAATCCCATCTCCTCAAGAATTATGGCAAAAATGAAATCCGAATAGGCCTGAGGTAGAAAATCACGTTCATTTCCACTACCCGGAAGACCTATTATCTCTCCATTAGCTATTGCAATTTTTGCATGTGATACCTGATAATTATCATCTGTTATCTTATATTCTCCGGGAGAATTAATATTACTTTCATCCTCTTGCTCTGCAGAGTGTCTGTCGATACGGGCTTGCCATGTTGCAAAACGATCGGGCAGATAATCTTTCACCGTTGATTTAGGTATAAGGGTTAGAGAGCCTATTAACAGAACTAAAGCCCCAATTCCAAATAAGGCTATCATTCCCAACTTCTTAAAGCTAACCTGTCCAATAAACATCATTAGATAGCATACGCCAAACAATAGACAGGCGGTAGATAAGTTTTCGGTAATAATAAGGGCACAGGTTATTAATATGCCACCCATTAATATTTTAAATAGAAACGACTCATTCTCAGGTTTCAGTTTACTCAGAAAAAAAGCGACAAAACCCACCAAAGCCAACTTGGCAAACTCCGATGGCTGAATGGTAAATGCTCCAACACCTAACCATCGTTGTGCTCCATTCACATCCGTACCCATAAACATCGTCATTACCAGTAGCACCCACGAAACGGGCAGTAATAACAACAATGCTGCAAAATATCTTGTTGCCACTCTCTGAAGAAACATTACCGCACCAAAACCGATCAAAAGAAATACGGCATGACGCAAGATAGGTCCCCAGTGATTGTGCTGGCGATAAACAATAGTACTGGATGCACTAAATACTTCCAGCAACGATATAATGCATAATGCTATAAATATGCACCAGATTGTTTTATCCCCTTTAAATATCCTATCAAAGACGCTCATAAATTTATAGTTACAAGTTACAAGCTTAGTATACTCATTAACTCCTTTTTTGCTTTTCTAAAGTTTTCTGACCCAATATTTAAATTGGTCTCCCCTATCTTCGTAATTTTTAAACAAATCGAAACTTGCGCAACAAGGCGACAAAAGAACCGAATCTCCTTCAGTTGCCAATGCATAGGCTTTGTTCACAGCCTCTTCCATAGAACCGGCATCAACAATTGTTTCGATTTTTCCATCAAAAAATCTATGCAATTTAGAATTGTCTACTCCTAAGAAAACCAAAGCATGTACTTTTGTTTTCACAAGCTCCTCTATTTCTCGGTAGTCATTTCCTTTGTCTTTTCCTCCTAAAATAAGGACAACCTTTGTTTTCATGCTCTTTAAAGCATACCAACAAGAGTTTACATTAGTTGCTTTAGAATCGTTTATAAATTGAATCCCTTTTACAGAAGCAACTTTCTCTAAACGATGCACAACTCCTTTAAAATCACTCAACGATTGTCTTATCTTTTCATCTTTAATATCCAGCAACTTAGCTGCAATAGCCGAAGCCAACGAATTATATAAGTTGTGAGTACCCGTTAAAGCCAATAAATCTTGCTCCATGGTGAATACTGATTTTGATGTATTAATTACTATCTGATCATTATCTGCATAAGCCGACACACCGTCCGCCTTATGCTCCGAGAATGTAAACAACCTTGCTTTGGGTTGCTTCTTGCTCACTTCTTTACTTACCACAGGGTCTTCCGCCCAGTAAATAAAAGCATCTTCTGCTGTTTGATTTTGAGTAATACGCATCTTTGCGTCTACATATTTCTGAAAATCGTGATCGTACCGATCCAGATGGTCGGGTGTTATATTGAGTAATATAGCAATGTCCGCTTTAAAGTCGTACATATTGTCTAACTGAAAACTACTCAGCTCCAATACATAATAATCGAAACTATTTTCGGCAACCTGTCTTGCAAAGCTTTTCCCAATATTACCTCCTAATCCGACATTTAAACCTGCCGATTTAAGTATGTAATAGAGTAAGCTTGTAGTAGTGGTTTTTCCATTGCTTCCTGTTATACATATTTTTTTTGCATTGGTATATCTGCCTGCAAATTCAATTTCCGAAATGATCGATATTCCCTTCTGCTTTGCTTCCTGAATCAAAGGAACTTCATCAGGGATACCCGGACTTTTAATTATTTCGTCGGCGGAAAGTATATTCTCTTTGGTATGTCCTTTTTCTTCAAAAGGGATATTCTTATCGACTAATTCAGCCTTGTATTTATCTTGCAAAGCTCCATTATCAGATAAAAAAACCTCAAATCCTTTCGCTTGAGCAAGTATAGCCGAGCCGACTCCGCTTTCGCCACCTCCGAGTATTACTATCTTTTTCATTTCATCTAAAATCTTTATTCTTTAAATATCCAACGAACGTAATTCTTCTTTATGAATTATCGCATTTTCAATGTCGCTAAAGTTACAGCAGCCAAAATAATTCCTATGATCCAAAAACGAACCACAATTTTTGATTCCGGAACGGGATTAAATGGTTTCTGTATTAGTGCCTGTATTCCCGAATTACCTGCTTTTTGGAAATGGTGATGCAAAGGTGTCATTTTGAATATACGACGACCTTCACCGTATTTCTTCTTAGTAAATTTAAAGTAAAATACCTGCATCATTACCGACAAACTTTCAACAAAGAAAACACCGCACAATATAGGCAATAGTAACTCCTTATGAATAATAACAGCAAAAACTCCAATGATTCCACCTAGCGTTAAACTTCCTGTATCACCCATGAACACTTGGGCTGGAAAAGAGTTATACCAAAGAAAACCGATTGTTGCCCCCACAAAAGCGGCAGCATATACCACCAACTCTTCGCTACCGGGGATAAACATTATATTCAGATACGAAGCAAATTCCACATGACCCGATACATATGCCAGAATACCCAGTGTAACACCTATAATGGCAGAACTACCGGCAGCCAAACCATCCAATCCATCTGTCAAATTAGCTCCATTAGATACCGCTGTTACAATAAATATAACGATAAATACAAATAATATCCATGCGGCAGGAGTTGTATATTCTCCAAGAAAGGATACGAATGATTCGTAATCCAGATTGTTATTCTTTAAGAAAGGGATTGTTGTTTGAGTAGATTTCACTCCCTCTACGGTATATGTAACTCTCTCAATTACATTATCCTGATTTCGTATTTCAGTATTTTCACGGACAATTACGGTTGGACTTAGATACAGCGTTAATCCTACAATTAAACCCAATCCAACTTGTGCTATGATTTTAAATTTACCTTGTAATCCGTCTTTATCCTTCCTGAAAACTTTGATATAATCATCTAAAAAGCCAAGTGTTCCTAGCCATAAAGTGGTTATCAGCATTAATATAATGTAAACATTCTCGAGACGTGCCAACAATATAACCGGTACTATAATTGCTATGATTATTATAATACCTCCCATGGTTGGAGTACCCTTTTTGCTTAACTGTCCCTCAAGTCCGAGATTCCGCACAGTCTCTCCAATTTGCAGAACTTGCAATTTATCAATAATCCGACGACCTATAACGGTGGATATACCTAAAGAAAGTATAATAGTTATTACGGCTCTAAAGGATACATATCTAAACATCCCCGCACCGGGAAAGTCTAAGGAATCCAAATAATTAAAAAGATAGTATAGCATTATATAATATATTTTTATCGACTTTATCTGGTCGTTTATTAATTCTTAATCTTTACTTATAATCCAAGTAAGTTTTTGACAATCTCTCTATCATCAAAGTGATGTTTCACACCTTTTACATCTTGATAATCTTCGTGTCCTTTGCCCGCAATCAATATCACATCACCCGACTTTGCAAAAGTGCAAGCCGTTTTTATAGCCTGCTCACGATCTACAATGCACAAGGCTTTTTTCATTTGTACAGGGTCTAGTCCCGCCACCATATCATCTACTATTGACTGAGGTTCTTCGAATCGTGGGTTATCAGAAGTCAGAATCACCTGATCGCTTAATGATACAGCTTCACGAGCCATTATCGGGCGTTTTGTCTTATCACGGTTACCACCGCAACCAACCACTGTTATTACGCGACCTCCTCCCTCGAGCACATCATGTATAGCATTCAAAACATTTGTTAAAGCATCGGGCGTATGAGCATAATCTACGATAGCCGTAAATCCGTCTTTGGAGCGAATTGTTTCGAAGCGACCGGCAACCGATCTTAATGTGCTTAATACAATCAATACCTTTTCAATATCCTGACCCAGTAAAACTGAAGCACCGCATACTGCCAGAAGATTATACACATTAAAGACTCCGACAAACTGAACTTCGAGTTCTTTTCCATTTATTTCGATTGCAGTACCGTCAAAATGTTTTTCGAGAATACGAGCTTTGAAATCCGCTAAAGTTCTCAAAGAGTATGTATATTTTTTAGCTTTGGTATTCTGCAACATCACCAAGCCATTTTTATCATCTACATTTGTTAAAGCAAAGGCAGAAGAAGGCAGATTATCAAAAAATGCTTTTTTAGCTTTCAGATATTCCTGCATGGTATGATGATAATCCAAATGGTCTTGAGTCAGATTCGTAAATATTCCTCCTTTAAATTCCAGACCACTTATTCTTTTCTGATGAATAGCATGTGAACTAACTTCCATAAAGGCATACTCGCAACCTGCTTCAACCATCTTCGCTAAAAACTCATTCAACGAAATTGGATCAGGAGTTGTATGGGTTGCCGGATATTGATCTTCGTTCACATAATTACATACCGTAGAAAGTAATCCTGCACCATATCCTAATTTACGAAAAACATTATACAAAAGAGTAGCTGTAGTGGTTTTGCCATTTGTTCCGGTAACTCCTACCAGATTCAATTTCTGCGAAGGGTTACCATACCATGCTGAAGCTATTTTCCCGATAGCATCTGCCGCATCTTTTACTTTTATATAAGTAACCGACGAGTCAGATGTATCTATGTTTTCTTCAAAAACAATAACTTTTGCCCCCGATTCTATTGCTTTACCAATAAATTCGTGACCATCCACCTGCACACCTTTTAGTGCTATAAACGCATAACCTGAGGTTACTTTGCGTGAATCGGAAGTAATACCTGTTACATCTATATCTTTATGCCCAAGTATTTCTACTATATCTTCCGATAGTATATTTGATATCAATGCCTGCAATTCCATACTCTTTTTTTATTAAGTATCTTCTACTATATTTATTCCTTTATTTCAGACTTAATGTAACTTGTGAACCTTTAATCACCCTGCTTCCTGCCGGAATAGACTGAGAGGTTACCGAACCATACCCTTGCAAAGAGACACGAAGACCTGCTTTTTCCAATAAAAACAACGCGTCTTTGGCTCCCATTCCACGTACATCGGGTACTAATCCGTTTTGAACTACATTTTTACTTAACTCTATCTTATTCTGCAATGTACTAGCCATTACCCACTCTGCATCTCCTACAGGAAGCGTAAATGGTATATTTAATTGTGTAAAAACTGTTTGCATATCTTTCAATGATCCATTCTTCACGTAAGGCATAAGTGCGAGTACTGAGTCGGGCTTACATTGATCAGGAGATACGAAAACATTTCGGGCATACACTTCTTCTGCTATTCTTTTAAATACTCCACCCGGCATAAGCCCTCCCGAAGGAATACCTCTGGGTCGTCTGATACCGACAAAGCATGTATATAATGGTTTTTCAGCCGGAAAATATCCGCAAAACGAAACAAAGTGCCCATTGGCGTAATTACCTCCGCTTGCTATCTGAGCCGTTCCTGTTTTACCTGCAATCTGAAACGAAGAAGATGCCACCGCTTTACCTGTTCCCTCATTTACAACTCCTATCAACATTGATTTGATTTCTTCCAATGTTTTAGATGAACATAAAGACGGATTGATTATTTCTGTTTCGAACTCCTTCTCAACAGTTCCGTCTTTAATGAAAGCTTTGGTGATAAAAGGTTTTATCATCTTGCCTCCATTGGCGATACCGTTATAAAACATGAGGATATAAATAGGCGGAATTTGAGTCTCATATCCAAATGACATCCATGGAAGTGTAGTTCTCGACCAAGGGTTCGATTTATCATTCGGATGGCGAATAACCGCAGTTCCTTCTTTTCCGCTCAAAGGCACATCCCATTCTATTTTTTTTGTAATCCCGAGATCATACAAACGTTGTACATATTTTTCGGGGTTATTCTCATAGCCTTTCAATATTGTTTTTGCGACCACAATATTAGACGATATATACATACCTTCGGCTACTGTCAGGTCTCCTCTATCTTGTCCTTTTTGCCAGTAATGATCGCGAATCCAACTCTTTCCATATTGAAACAACCCATTTCCTACATGAAATTTATCCGTCGGAGTTACCACTCCATCTTCCAAAGCAATCATAATAGAAAGTGTTTTGAAAGTCGATCCCGGCTCATTCATATACGAAAATGCATTGGGGTTACCTTCTGCATAAACGCCTTCTGAGATTCTATCGAGATTCGAGATTGCTTTGATTTCACCCGTAGCAACTTCCATTATGATAGCCGTCCCTGACTCTGCATCTGTTTCCACCAGTTTAGAATACAATGCCCGTTCGGTTATATCCTGAATATCTACATCCAGCGTTGTTTTCACATCCCACCCGTCTTCGGCCGGAACTTCAACAATATCAATCCAACGACCTTGTACTTTCTGACGGCTCTTAACTCCCGGCTTACCTCTAAGTATCGAATCGTATTTCATCTCGATACCACTGGCTCCACCCTTTGCCATATCTTTATAGATAGACCCCACGGTACGTCCGGCAAGTCTTCCAAAAGGTTTTTCACGCATCGTTCTTTCCTCAACGATCAGCCCCGTTTTATTGGATCTCTGATTAAGGAATGGATAAGTACGTAATTCTTTCAGTTCTATATAGTTTACATCCCGCTTTATAATTCGAACATAACGACTTTTAAGTGTAATCTTCTTTTTAGAACCGCTTTCTTTATTTCGTTCTATTTCGGCAAGCTCCCTGCGACTTAACTCCCAGCCATTAAGGATAATATTTTTATATTGAGCTGCGGTTCTATCCGGAAATTTCTTAGATAAAGCAACAGACAAGTCACCTACATACTTCATCAGGGTATCTTTGCGTATACCCTCCGACATAAAATCCATATACACTCCATATAGAGGTTCACTCGTTGCCAACAAGCGACCATCGTCAGCATATATATTCCCCCGATTGGGCTTAATCTCTCGATCTTTCTTTACAGTTTCTTTTATACCTAAAGCCCGCCATTGTTCGCCTTCAACAAACATTATACGGATGATATAACCGAAGATAACAATAAAAACAATCAGAAACAGAATCACGATCAATCCATATCGATTGATTATCGTACTCTTTTTCTTCTTGATGTTATCCGCATCTTTTGACATGCTTCTACTTTAATATATATGGTTATCTTACTCTTGTTTCTTTATTTTATATGCAGGCACAGATGGTGTCTGTAAATCGAGCCCGTTTTTATCTATAAGCGTTTGCACCTGAGTCTGCCGGCTGACCCCTGTCAAGTCTGACGAAATAGTCAGCGATTCGTATTTGACATCCTTTAGCTCCTTTTTCAAAGACTCTATTTCTGCCATTTTAGATATGCAACTATAACGATTACTGATATAAAACACCATGATAATAAACACTACGAGCATAAAGCGGGTATTTTTCAGGAAGAAATCTTCCGTGAGAATAGTCCCACCTAATACGTGCATTATATTTTTCTTTATGTCTTTGATATTGACACGCATACTTCAAGTAATATTAAATATTCATTGCTATATTTCTAAATGTAACGACCTACCATTACTATATTTGCGAAAGCAATAAAGAGGCATGATCTTACTTTTTCTCAGCAATTCGCAACTTTGCACTCCGAGACCGCGGATTCGCATCCTGTTCTTCCAGAGATGGAGTTATTACCCTGTTATTTACCAATACAAAAGGAGTATTGATATTGCCATAAAAATCCTTATCCACCTCTCCTTCAAAATTTCCGGTTTTAAAGAAGTTCTTAACTAAACGATCTTCCAGCGAATGATATGTAATAACAGACAATCGTCCCCCCGAAACCAAAACCTCCAATGCCTGAGTCAACATATCTTTCAAAGTCTGCATCTCTTGATTTACTTCGATACGAAGAGCCTGAAAAGCCTGAGCCAACAC encodes:
- the murD gene encoding UDP-N-acetylmuramoyl-L-alanine--D-glutamate ligase, which encodes MKKIVILGGGESGVGSAILAQAKGFEVFLSDNGALQDKYKAELVDKNIPFEEKGHTKENILSADEIIKSPGIPDEVPLIQEAKQKGISIISEIEFAGRYTNAKKICITGSNGKTTTTSLLYYILKSAGLNVGLGGNIGKSFARQVAENSFDYYVLELSSFQLDNMYDFKADIAILLNITPDHLDRYDHDFQKYVDAKMRITQNQTAEDAFIYWAEDPVVSKEVSKKQPKARLFTFSEHKADGVSAYADNDQIVINTSKSVFTMEQDLLALTGTHNLYNSLASAIAAKLLDIKDEKIRQSLSDFKGVVHRLEKVASVKGIQFINDSKATNVNSCWYALKSMKTKVVLILGGKDKGNDYREIEELVKTKVHALVFLGVDNSKLHRFFDGKIETIVDAGSMEEAVNKAYALATEGDSVLLSPCCASFDLFKNYEDRGDQFKYWVRKL
- the mraY gene encoding phospho-N-acetylmuramoyl-pentapeptide-transferase, whose translation is MLYYLFNYLDSLDFPGAGMFRYVSFRAVITIILSLGISTVIGRRIIDKLQVLQIGETVRNLGLEGQLSKKGTPTMGGIIIIIAIIVPVILLARLENVYIILMLITTLWLGTLGFLDDYIKVFRKDKDGLQGKFKIIAQVGLGLIVGLTLYLSPTVIVRENTEIRNQDNVIERVTYTVEGVKSTQTTIPFLKNNNLDYESFVSFLGEYTTPAAWILFVFIVIFIVTAVSNGANLTDGLDGLAAGSSAIIGVTLGILAYVSGHVEFASYLNIMFIPGSEELVVYAAAFVGATIGFLWYNSFPAQVFMGDTGSLTLGGIIGVFAVIIHKELLLPILCGVFFVESLSVMMQVFYFKFTKKKYGEGRRIFKMTPLHHHFQKAGNSGIQALIQKPFNPVPESKIVVRFWIIGIILAAVTLATLKMR
- a CDS encoding UDP-N-acetylmuramoyl-L-alanyl-D-glutamate--2,6-diaminopimelate ligase, producing MELQALISNILSEDIVEILGHKDIDVTGITSDSRKVTSGYAFIALKGVQVDGHEFIGKAIESGAKVIVFEENIDTSDSSVTYIKVKDAADAIGKIASAWYGNPSQKLNLVGVTGTNGKTTTATLLYNVFRKLGYGAGLLSTVCNYVNEDQYPATHTTPDPISLNEFLAKMVEAGCEYAFMEVSSHAIHQKRISGLEFKGGIFTNLTQDHLDYHHTMQEYLKAKKAFFDNLPSSAFALTNVDDKNGLVMLQNTKAKKYTYSLRTLADFKARILEKHFDGTAIEINGKELEVQFVGVFNVYNLLAVCGASVLLGQDIEKVLIVLSTLRSVAGRFETIRSKDGFTAIVDYAHTPDALTNVLNAIHDVLEGGGRVITVVGCGGNRDKTKRPIMAREAVSLSDQVILTSDNPRFEEPQSIVDDMVAGLDPVQMKKALCIVDREQAIKTACTFAKSGDVILIAGKGHEDYQDVKGVKHHFDDREIVKNLLGL
- a CDS encoding penicillin-binding protein, which encodes MSKDADNIKKKKSTIINRYGLIVILFLIVFIVIFGYIIRIMFVEGEQWRALGIKETVKKDREIKPNRGNIYADDGRLLATSEPLYGVYMDFMSEGIRKDTLMKYVGDLSVALSKKFPDRTAAQYKNIILNGWELSRRELAEIERNKESGSKKKITLKSRYVRIIKRDVNYIELKELRTYPFLNQRSNKTGLIVEERTMREKPFGRLAGRTVGSIYKDMAKGGASGIEMKYDSILRGKPGVKSRQKVQGRWIDIVEVPAEDGWDVKTTLDVDIQDITERALYSKLVETDAESGTAIIMEVATGEIKAISNLDRISEGVYAEGNPNAFSYMNEPGSTFKTLSIMIALEDGVVTPTDKFHVGNGLFQYGKSWIRDHYWQKGQDRGDLTVAEGMYISSNIVVAKTILKGYENNPEKYVQRLYDLGITKKIEWDVPLSGKEGTAVIRHPNDKSNPWSRTTLPWMSFGYETQIPPIYILMFYNGIANGGKMIKPFITKAFIKDGTVEKEFETEIINPSLCSSKTLEEIKSMLIGVVNEGTGKAVASSSFQIAGKTGTAQIASGGNYANGHFVSFCGYFPAEKPLYTCFVGIRRPRGIPSGGLMPGGVFKRIAEEVYARNVFVSPDQCKPDSVLALMPYVKNGSLKDMQTVFTQLNIPFTLPVGDAEWVMASTLQNKIELSKNVVQNGLVPDVRGMGAKDALFLLEKAGLRVSLQGYGSVTSQSIPAGSRVIKGSQVTLSLK